AGCTAGTGTTTGGTGAATTATGAGGTCGGCGTATATTGGGATAGTGATCAATGAAATTTACATGTATTAATTATTAGGTGGGAGAGATTGTTGCAGCACAGTAGCTAAAACCTAATACATGCATACCGACCGgtcctaacatatatatatatatatatagagtgatCCATGCAAGAAGAAAATCTGTAAACCTGAGGGAGATTTTCTTGAAATCTAACCAAAGATCATACTTCTAGTCTTGAGGTGTCTGCAATGGATTTCCAGCTCCAAAAtctaagtataaatataatcgTAGCTGGACTATTTTCCATGCTTCTTGTTTCCTCCATAATCAAAAGGTTGTCTCGTGGTACTAAGACCAAAAGAGCTCCCGAACCTGCTGGTGCATGGCCTCTAATTGGTCACTTGCACCTGCTAGGCGGATCTCAGCCACACATCACTTTGGGATCCTTAGTAGAAAAATATGGACCAGCCTTCTCCATACGCGTTGGGGTACGTTCGGCTTTGGTAATCAGCAGTTGGGAGTTGGCGAAGGAATGTTTCACCACCAACGATGTGGCCTTATGTTCTCGCCCCAGAACTGTTGCTGCAAAACACTTGAGCTATGACTATGCCCTTTTCGGACAAAGCCCCTATGGGTCTTACTGGCGTGAAATCCGCAGGTTAACGTCCATGGAGATTCTCTCTAACCGCCGACTCGAGCTGCTCAAGGATGTTCGAGCCTCTGAGATGGAGACTTCCTTGAAAAAGTTGTACAAACTCTGGACCAAGAGGAATGATGGGTCCGATCATGTCCTAGTGGATATGAAGCAATGGTTTGGGGACTTTTCTCTCAACATGATTCTTAGAAAGGTAGTTGGAAAGCGCTGCTCTAGTACCACTGTTGCAAGTGACGAGCACGCACGACGGTGTCAAAAGGTGTTCAGGGAATTCTTTTACTTTCTGGGGCTTTTCGTGGTGGGGGATGCGATTCCTTATCTTGGGTGGTTGGATTTGGGTGGGCACGAGAAGGCCATGAAGAGAACAGCAAAAGATATGGACTTCATCGTAACGGAGTGGTTGGAGGAGCACCAGAAGAAGAGAGCTTCAGGTGAGGCTAAAGATCAGCAGCACGATTTCATGGATGTGATGCTTTCAGTCCTTGATAGTACTGGAAATCACCTTGTTGGCTTTGATGCCGACACTGTCAACAAAGCCACATGTTTGGTAAGTTTTCTCAAGTCTTGAAAGATATTCCATGTACAAATCACAAGCCCATAACTTATACAAGTGCATGACCATGAGTTATCTACACAGAGCTGTGCAAGCAGCACTGATTCCGACTATTTATCTAAATGATTTAGGTTTGACGAGTCAAAACTGAACCTTGAAAGGAATATCAATCTCTCCTGAATGTGAACTAGCACCTATTGATTTGTTATGTACGTacaattattctatttttaaccCAAACTACATATGCTACGTAGGCCATTATAGTAGGAGGAACAGACACAATCATGGTTTTTCTGACATGGGCACTCGCCCTACTGTTGAACAATCACCATGCCTTAAGAAAAGCCCAAGAGGAAATGGAAGTCCATGTGGGAAAGGGAAGACTAGTCACAGAAGAAGATATCAGTAAGTTGTCATATCTCCAAGCGATTGTTAAAGAGGTATTACGGCTATACCCACCTGCACCTACGACAGCAAGAGAGGCCATACAAGACTGCACCATAGGTGGCTATCACGTTCAGAAAGGCAGCCTTATAATAGTGAATATGTGGAAGATCCAGACCGACCCTAGAGTATGGTCTGATCCATTAGAGTTCAAGCCAGAGAGATTTCTCACAACCCACAAGGAGGTTGATGTAAGGGGTCAAAACTTTGAGCTCCTTCCCTTCGGTAGCGGTAGAAGAGGGTGCCCTGGCATATCTTTAGCCCTAAAAACTCTGTCCTTATGTCTGGCTAATCTGATACATGCATTTGAAATTTCAAACCCATCGAACTTGCCAATAGATATGACTGGAAGCGCTGGACTAACAAACATGAAATCTACTCCACTTGAGGTAGTCATCAAACCTCGCTTGCCATCAAACCTCTATGAATAAGAAATATGTCATTTGCAAGAATACTGTTAACGATAGTACCTCTGCTATGGAAACCTCTGTTATGGAAACCTGCAGCAAATCATGCACATCATCCTCAAGTCAATGCAGCAAGAATActcaagaaggaaacaaataaatatCTTTGTATGTCCTTTTTTTATTGCTTTATAATATTCTGTCATTAAGTCTCTTGATTGTAATTCTTACAATTcataatataaataaagtcttcaTCCTACAGCAAACGTATGCAGAGGAGTTCTAAATAATGTGTTTTTGCTTCTGCACAAATCAAGGTCTCTAAACCTTGTCTTGGTATCAGAGAAAACCTAGGACTTGTgtccatcttttttttatttattacttttttatggAGTCTCAGTCGCCCTCCCCTTCTCCCCTGCCATTTAACACGATGGCTCATATGttaaccatcaaacttaactCTACCAATTATTTGCTTTGGAAGAGCCAATTTTTACCTATCCTTACCGGTCAAAATTTACTCAGGTATGTTGATGGTTCTAATCCTTCAGCAGCACCCACTATTCTAGATggcaataataaatatattctaCTTGGCATCAAACTAATCAACTCATTCTTAGcctaattttttcttcactcacGGAAGAAGCCACGACTAAAGTCTTAGGCTTAACATCTGCCTTTGATGCCTGGCAGACACTTGAAGCCTCTTTCTCTCATAAGTCCAAAACTCGAGAGATTCAATTGAAGGATGAACTTCAACTGATGAAGAAAGGCACTCGCAGCATTGGTGATTAATCCCGAGTCTTCAAAAATTTGTGTGATCAACTTCATGCTATGGGTCATCCTGTTGATGAAATTGATAAGGTGCACTGGTTTCTACGTGGCCCATTTAATAGGCCTAACTAAATTCTCTACAATAAACTAAATATGGTAAAGAATAAGTCATATTACCACACATATGGtagaatattatgaatatattttatcataaatatgataatattttaacatcTCCGCTCAAACTCTAGATGATGATAAAAATGCCATCTTGGGTTTGGAAATAAGACCACTTTGCAAGCTAGGTTGATGGGACTTGGGGATCTGACCGACGACCTGACAGAAGGAGTCTCTGTGGCAAGTGGAACAAGTGGATAGTAGGCAAAAAACTTCAGGCAATGCATGGGGGTGTGGATGCAAACTGATGTATGAAAGACAGGGATCTGTTAAATGCATAGAAAGCCTCCAAAAAATGTGTTGTGAATGAAAAAGAATACCAAATTACACGTTGAATATGACACTAGCTATAATTGTCATGCCAGGGCATCCGGCCTTGAATCTTTTAACCTAAAATGCACAATAAGAAAACTTAAATAATACAAGAAGTCTTCCAAAATCACGTCTCAAAATTTCTTCCAAGTAAAGTAAACTAAACACAAGCAAAAATTTTCTTAACTCAAACAAATCCACTTATGCCACCTGACACTTATCCCACGTTTGTCTTATAATCTTGTCACGTGCCATCAAACTtacctgtaaaaaaaaatggtggataAAGGGGTGAGCCCATTGACTCATTAGGCAATGAACCTATACTAATGTGCAAAATTGAGTTAGTTATAGAATGTAGAAACAAACATT
This is a stretch of genomic DNA from Carya illinoinensis cultivar Pawnee chromosome 15, C.illinoinensisPawnee_v1, whole genome shotgun sequence. It encodes these proteins:
- the LOC122295710 gene encoding cytochrome P450 CYP82D47-like, producing MDFQLQNLSINIIVAGLFSMLLVSSIIKRLSRGTKTKRAPEPAGAWPLIGHLHLLGGSQPHITLGSLVEKYGPAFSIRVGVRSALVISSWELAKECFTTNDVALCSRPRTVAAKHLSYDYALFGQSPYGSYWREIRRLTSMEILSNRRLELLKDVRASEMETSLKKLYKLWTKRNDGSDHVLVDMKQWFGDFSLNMILRKVVGKRCSSTTVASDEHARRCQKVFREFFYFLGLFVVGDAIPYLGWLDLGGHEKAMKRTAKDMDFIVTEWLEEHQKKRASGEAKDQQHDFMDVMLSVLDSTGNHLVGFDADTVNKATCLAIIVGGTDTIMVFLTWALALLLNNHHALRKAQEEMEVHVGKGRLVTEEDISKLSYLQAIVKEVLRLYPPAPTTAREAIQDCTIGGYHVQKGSLIIVNMWKIQTDPRVWSDPLEFKPERFLTTHKEVDVRGQNFELLPFGSGRRGCPGISLALKTLSLCLANLIHAFEISNPSNLPIDMTGSAGLTNMKSTPLEVVIKPRLPSNLYE